In Pseudomonas nunensis, a single window of DNA contains:
- a CDS encoding UTRA domain-containing protein, translating to MRDEATKAVTAIGQVLQEQLDHGLLAAGSKLPAERKLSELFGTTRITVREALLQLEAQGQIYREERRGWFVSPPRLAYNLMQRSHFHAMVSAQGRVPSTEVISARLQPASAAVCEWLQLPALSSVIQICRARRIDGRLVLYVEHYLNPQFFPGILDFDLNQSITELYARHYDLHYGRVRFEIVPTSLSVDAAAALRVSVGSPGLRIARVNYDQHERLIDCDLEFWRHDAIHVGVDVV from the coding sequence ATGCGCGACGAGGCAACAAAAGCGGTGACAGCGATTGGCCAGGTGCTGCAAGAGCAGCTCGACCACGGCTTGTTGGCGGCGGGCAGCAAGTTGCCGGCCGAGCGCAAGCTCAGTGAGTTGTTCGGTACCACGCGGATTACCGTGCGTGAGGCGCTGTTGCAGTTGGAAGCACAGGGCCAGATTTATCGCGAGGAGCGCCGTGGCTGGTTCGTCTCGCCGCCGCGCCTGGCCTACAACTTGATGCAGCGCAGCCACTTCCACGCGATGGTCAGTGCCCAGGGCCGTGTGCCGTCCACCGAAGTGATTTCCGCGCGCCTGCAACCGGCGTCGGCGGCGGTGTGTGAGTGGTTGCAGTTGCCGGCGTTGTCGAGCGTGATCCAGATATGCCGGGCCCGGCGCATCGATGGACGACTGGTGTTGTACGTGGAGCACTACCTGAACCCGCAGTTTTTCCCGGGGATTCTGGACTTTGATTTGAATCAGTCGATTACTGAGCTGTATGCACGGCACTACGATTTGCACTACGGGCGGGTGCGCTTCGAGATCGTGCCGACGTCGTTGTCGGTGGATGCGGCGGCGGCTTTACGGGTGTCGGTGGGCAGCCCGGGGTTGCGGATTGCCCGGGTTAACTACGATCAGCATGAGCGGTTGATCGATTGTGATCTGGAGTTTTGGCGGCATGATGCGATTCATGTGGGGGTGGATGTGGTTTGA
- a CDS encoding ABC transporter substrate-binding protein, with product MKQLFLASLLGSTIAMCTAAMAADTDLKTLEAAAKAEGAVNSVGMPDDWANWKGTWDDLAKNYGLKHIDTDMSSAQEIAKFAAEKDNASADIGDVGAAFGPIAVKQGVVQPYKPSTWAQVPDWAKDKDGNWALAYTGTIAFIVNKKLLHGSEAPTKWADLKTGKYKVSIGDVSTAAQAANGVLAAALANGGDEKNLQPALLLFADIAKQGRLSMANPTIATMEKGEIEVGVVWDFNGLSYKAKMANPDDYIVLIPSDGSVISGYTTIINKYAKNPNAAKLTREYIFSDAGQINLARGNARPIRAEHLQLPAEVKAKLLPNEQYKGVTPIKDADAWEKTSKALPQKWNEEVIVEMK from the coding sequence ATGAAACAGCTTTTCCTGGCATCACTGTTAGGCTCGACCATTGCCATGTGCACCGCCGCCATGGCTGCTGATACGGATTTGAAAACCCTCGAAGCCGCTGCGAAAGCGGAAGGCGCCGTCAACAGCGTCGGCATGCCCGATGACTGGGCCAACTGGAAAGGCACCTGGGATGACCTGGCCAAGAACTACGGCCTGAAACACATCGACACCGACATGAGCTCGGCCCAGGAAATCGCCAAGTTCGCCGCTGAAAAAGACAACGCCAGTGCCGACATCGGCGACGTCGGTGCCGCCTTCGGCCCGATCGCGGTCAAGCAAGGCGTGGTGCAACCGTACAAGCCAAGCACCTGGGCACAGGTCCCGGACTGGGCCAAGGACAAGGACGGCAACTGGGCGTTGGCCTACACCGGCACCATCGCATTTATCGTCAACAAGAAGCTGCTGCACGGTTCCGAAGCACCAACCAAATGGGCTGACCTCAAGACCGGCAAATACAAAGTCTCCATCGGTGACGTGAGCACCGCCGCCCAGGCCGCCAACGGTGTACTGGCTGCAGCGCTGGCCAATGGTGGCGACGAGAAGAACCTGCAACCTGCCCTGCTGCTGTTCGCAGACATCGCCAAGCAAGGTCGTCTGTCGATGGCCAACCCGACCATCGCCACCATGGAAAAAGGCGAGATCGAAGTCGGCGTGGTCTGGGACTTCAACGGCCTGAGCTACAAAGCCAAGATGGCCAACCCGGATGACTACATCGTGCTGATCCCGTCCGACGGCTCGGTGATTTCCGGCTACACCACCATCATCAACAAATACGCGAAGAACCCGAACGCCGCCAAGCTGACCCGCGAATACATCTTCAGTGACGCCGGCCAGATCAACCTGGCGCGCGGCAACGCTCGTCCGATCCGCGCCGAACACCTGCAACTGCCGGCCGAAGTCAAAGCCAAGCTGCTGCCGAACGAGCAGTACAAAGGCGTGACCCCGATCAAGGACGCGGATGCGTGGGAGAAAACCTCCAAAGCCCTGCCGCAGAAGTGGAACGAAGAAGTCATCGTCGAAATGAAATGA
- a CDS encoding alkaline phosphatase family protein, whose amino-acid sequence MKHNVILVVLDGLNYEVARHAMGHLQAYVGAGRAALYKLECELPALSRPLYECILTGVAPIDSGIVHNGVSRLSNQRSIYHYATDAGLTTAAAAYHWVSELYNRSPFVAARDRHTNDPTLPIQHGHFYWSDHYPDSHLFADAENLRLRHAPNFLLIHPMNIDDAGHKHGLDTPQYRNSARFADIYLADYLQGWLDAGYQVLVTADHGMNNDRSHNGLLPEEREVPLFVLGDAFSFNAGATPKQTEICGTVCELLGVAHDKPVCRELLK is encoded by the coding sequence ATGAAGCACAACGTCATCCTTGTCGTGCTCGACGGTCTCAACTACGAGGTCGCGCGCCACGCCATGGGGCACCTGCAGGCTTACGTTGGCGCAGGACGCGCGGCGCTCTACAAACTGGAATGCGAACTGCCGGCCCTGTCCCGACCGCTGTATGAATGCATCCTGACCGGTGTTGCGCCGATCGACAGTGGCATCGTCCACAACGGCGTCTCGCGCCTGTCCAACCAGCGCAGCATCTACCACTACGCCACCGACGCCGGCCTGACCACCGCCGCCGCGGCCTATCACTGGGTCAGCGAGTTGTACAACCGCTCGCCGTTCGTGGCGGCCCGGGATCGCCACACCAACGACCCGACATTGCCGATCCAGCACGGACACTTCTACTGGAGCGATCACTACCCCGATTCGCACCTGTTCGCCGACGCGGAAAACCTGCGCCTGCGGCATGCACCAAACTTTCTGTTGATCCACCCCATGAACATCGACGACGCCGGGCACAAGCACGGCCTCGACACCCCGCAATACCGCAACAGCGCGCGCTTCGCCGACATTTACCTCGCGGATTACCTGCAAGGCTGGCTCGACGCCGGTTACCAGGTGCTTGTGACCGCCGACCACGGCATGAACAACGACCGCTCGCATAACGGCCTGTTGCCGGAAGAACGCGAAGTGCCGCTGTTCGTCCTCGGCGACGCCTTCAGTTTCAACGCCGGCGCCACGCCGAAACAGACCGAAATCTGCGGCACCGTCTGCGAACTGCTGGGTGTGGCCCACGACAAACCTGTGTGCCGGGAGCTGCTCAAGTGA
- a CDS encoding ABC transporter permease, protein MNSISRGKWLAALCLVPFALFFIVFEIAPLVWVMINSLQSEEFGWGVENFTKIFSSKFYLQAIQYSLEISFWSSVFGIIIAVLGAYSLRRVDSKLRNFVNAFANMTSNFAGVPLAFAFIILLGFNGSFTIMLKQAGIIQDFNLYSKTGLIILYTYFQIPLGVLLLYPAFDALREDWRESAELLGANGWQFWRHIGLPVLTPALLGTFVILLANALGAYATVYALTTGNFNVLPIRIAAMVSGDISLDPNLASALAVVLVALMTLVTIVHQLLLKRSYHVSR, encoded by the coding sequence GTGAATTCCATCTCTCGCGGCAAATGGTTGGCAGCCTTATGCCTGGTGCCCTTCGCACTGTTCTTTATAGTGTTCGAAATCGCCCCGCTGGTCTGGGTGATGATCAACAGCCTGCAATCCGAAGAGTTCGGTTGGGGCGTCGAAAACTTCACCAAGATCTTCAGTTCGAAGTTCTATTTGCAGGCGATTCAGTACAGCCTGGAGATCAGTTTCTGGTCCAGCGTGTTCGGGATCATCATCGCGGTGCTCGGCGCCTACTCCCTGCGCCGGGTCGACTCGAAACTGCGCAACTTCGTGAATGCTTTCGCCAACATGACCAGCAACTTTGCCGGCGTGCCGTTGGCCTTCGCCTTCATCATTCTGCTGGGCTTCAACGGCAGCTTCACGATCATGCTGAAACAGGCCGGGATCATTCAGGATTTCAACCTGTACTCGAAAACCGGGCTGATCATTCTCTACACCTACTTCCAGATTCCTTTGGGCGTGCTGCTGCTCTACCCGGCCTTCGATGCATTGCGTGAAGACTGGCGCGAGTCCGCCGAACTGCTCGGCGCCAACGGCTGGCAGTTCTGGCGGCACATCGGTTTGCCGGTGTTGACCCCGGCGCTGCTCGGCACCTTCGTGATCCTGCTGGCCAACGCCCTCGGCGCCTACGCCACGGTCTACGCCCTGACCACCGGCAATTTCAACGTGCTGCCAATCCGCATCGCGGCAATGGTGTCCGGCGATATTTCTCTCGATCCGAACCTGGCCAGTGCGCTGGCCGTGGTGTTGGTGGCGTTGATGACCCTGGTGACCATCGTGCATCAGCTGCTGTTGAAGAGGAGCTACCATGTCTCGCGCTGA
- a CDS encoding ABC transporter permease, with product MSRAELGPVGVYHRVVVYLLFAILLLPLAGTLIYSIASSWSATILPSGFTFKWYVQLWSDPRFLHAFGQSLLVCVGALILSVVLILPLLFVVHYHFPKLDALMNILILLPFAVPPVVSSVGLLQLYGSGPFAMVGTPWILIGCYFTVALPFMYRAITNNLQAINLRDLMDAAQLLGASTFQAAFLVVLPNLRKGLMVALLLSFSFLFGEFVFANILVGTRYETLQVYLNNMRNSSGHFTSALVISYFFFVLVLTWAANILNKDKSE from the coding sequence ATGTCTCGCGCTGAATTAGGGCCGGTCGGTGTCTACCACCGGGTCGTGGTGTATTTGCTGTTCGCCATTCTGTTGCTGCCGCTGGCCGGGACGCTGATCTACTCGATCGCCAGCAGTTGGTCGGCGACGATTCTGCCCAGCGGCTTTACCTTCAAATGGTACGTGCAACTGTGGAGCGATCCGCGCTTTCTGCATGCGTTCGGGCAGTCATTGCTGGTGTGTGTCGGCGCGCTGATTCTGTCGGTGGTGCTGATTCTGCCGCTGCTGTTTGTGGTGCATTACCACTTCCCGAAACTCGATGCGCTGATGAACATCCTGATCCTGCTGCCCTTCGCGGTGCCGCCGGTGGTGTCGTCGGTGGGGCTGCTGCAACTCTACGGTTCCGGGCCGTTTGCGATGGTCGGCACGCCGTGGATCCTGATCGGTTGCTACTTCACCGTGGCGCTGCCGTTCATGTACCGGGCGATCACCAACAACCTGCAAGCGATCAACCTGCGCGACCTGATGGACGCCGCCCAACTGCTCGGTGCCAGCACCTTTCAAGCGGCGTTCCTGGTGGTGCTGCCGAACCTGCGCAAGGGCTTGATGGTGGCGTTGCTGCTGTCGTTCTCGTTCCTGTTCGGCGAGTTCGTATTCGCCAACATCCTGGTTGGCACGCGCTACGAAACCTTGCAGGTCTACCTCAACAACATGCGTAACAGCAGCGGCCATTTCACCAGTGCGCTGGTGATTTCCTACTTCTTCTTTGTGCTGGTTCTGACCTGGGCGGCCAATATCTTGAACAAGGACAAAAGCGAATGA
- a CDS encoding ABC transporter ATP-binding protein: MSYVSVQHLQKNYAGTTVFSDINCEIQKGEFVTLLGPSGCGKSTLLRCIAGLTSVDGGKILLDGVDIVPLSPQKRGIGMVFQSYALFPNMTVEQNVAFGLRMQKVNADDSQKRVAEVLKLVELNDFAGRYPHQMSGGQCQRVALARSLVTRPRLLLLDEPLSALDARIRKHLREQIRAIQRELGLTTIFVTHDQEEALTMSDRIFLMNQGKIVQSGDAETLYTAPVDVFAAGFIGNYNLLDADAASKLLQRPITHRIAIRPEAIELSLNGELDAQIRSHSLLGNVIRYRVEARGVELVVDVLNRSAADLHPDGQRLALSIDPTALCEVA; this comes from the coding sequence ATGAGCTATGTCAGCGTCCAACACCTGCAAAAAAACTACGCAGGCACCACGGTGTTCAGCGACATCAACTGCGAAATCCAGAAGGGCGAATTCGTCACCCTCCTCGGCCCGTCCGGTTGCGGCAAGTCCACGCTGCTGCGCTGCATTGCCGGGCTGACTTCGGTGGATGGCGGCAAGATCCTGCTCGATGGCGTCGATATCGTGCCATTGAGCCCGCAGAAACGCGGGATCGGCATGGTGTTCCAGAGCTACGCGCTGTTCCCGAACATGACCGTGGAGCAGAACGTCGCCTTCGGTTTGCGCATGCAGAAGGTCAACGCCGACGACAGCCAGAAGCGCGTCGCAGAAGTGTTGAAACTGGTGGAGCTGAACGACTTCGCTGGCCGCTATCCGCATCAAATGTCCGGTGGCCAATGCCAGCGTGTGGCTTTGGCCCGCTCGCTGGTCACCCGCCCACGCTTGTTGCTGCTGGATGAGCCGTTGTCGGCCCTGGACGCACGGATTCGCAAGCACCTGCGCGAACAGATCCGTGCGATCCAGCGCGAACTCGGCCTGACCACGATCTTCGTCACACACGATCAGGAAGAAGCCCTGACCATGTCTGATCGCATTTTCCTGATGAATCAGGGAAAGATCGTACAAAGCGGCGATGCTGAAACCCTCTACACCGCGCCGGTGGATGTGTTCGCCGCCGGTTTCATCGGCAACTACAACCTGCTGGACGCCGACGCCGCCTCGAAGCTGCTGCAACGGCCGATCACTCATCGCATTGCGATTCGCCCGGAAGCCATCGAACTGAGTCTCAACGGCGAACTCGACGCGCAGATCCGCAGCCACAGCCTGTTGGGCAACGTGATTCGCTATCGGGTCGAGGCCCGTGGCGTGGAATTGGTGGTGGATGTGCTCAACCGCTCGGCGGCCGATCTGCACCCCGATGGTCAGCGTCTGGCGCTTTCCATCGATCCGACGGCCCTGTGTGAAGTAGCTTGA
- a CDS encoding HAD family hydrolase: MALAIFDLDETLIHGDCATLWSEQMGRLGWVDPESFMRQNNELMDAYSHGKLRMEDYMTFSLEPMIGRTPEEVDHLVGPWVEDFIEPIIFSDATKTIAAHRKAGDRILVISASGTHLVRPIADRLGIDEILGIELEVAHGVYSGHTVGTLTYREGKITRLLEWLDAEEENLEGASFYSDSRNDLPLLLKVDFPHVVNPDPVLLEHAQKAGWPIHLWK; this comes from the coding sequence ATGGCTTTGGCAATTTTTGATCTGGACGAAACCCTGATCCACGGCGACTGCGCCACCCTCTGGAGCGAACAGATGGGCCGGCTGGGTTGGGTCGATCCCGAGTCGTTCATGCGGCAGAACAACGAACTGATGGACGCCTACAGCCACGGCAAGCTGCGGATGGAGGATTACATGACCTTCAGCCTGGAGCCGATGATCGGGCGCACGCCGGAAGAGGTCGATCACCTGGTCGGCCCGTGGGTGGAAGATTTCATTGAGCCGATAATCTTCAGCGACGCCACCAAAACCATCGCCGCCCATCGCAAGGCTGGGGATCGAATTCTGGTGATTTCAGCGTCGGGCACGCACCTGGTGCGGCCGATTGCCGATCGTCTGGGCATCGACGAGATCCTCGGCATCGAACTGGAAGTGGCGCATGGGGTTTATAGCGGGCACACGGTCGGCACCCTGACCTACCGCGAAGGCAAGATCACCCGGTTGCTGGAATGGCTGGATGCGGAAGAGGAAAACCTCGAAGGCGCGAGCTTCTATTCGGATTCACGCAACGACTTGCCGTTGTTGCTGAAAGTGGATTTCCCGCACGTAGTGAACCCGGATCCGGTGTTGCTGGAGCACGCCCAGAAGGCCGGCTGGCCGATCCACCTCTGGAAATAA
- a CDS encoding zinc-binding dehydrogenase, which translates to MKALQGVDGQVEWVEEPSPTCDVGQVRIRVAAAGLNRADLLQKAGLYPPPPGASQVLGLECSGVISEVGAGSSWQVGDRVCALLAGGGMAEEVVVDGRHVLPVPEGLSLAEAAALPEVYATVWLNLFHLAGLKPGEKVLLHAGASGIGSAAIQLCKAFGNPCWVSVGSAERLAYCEALGAQGGVVRTGDVESLSDLGPFDVILDPVGGNYAALNLKLTALDGRWVLIGLMGGREAKLDLAQVLGKRVQLLGSTLRSRDDQFKADVFSDLSQHVWPLFAEGRLKPQLAKTFKIKDAEAAFAELASNTVAGKLVLVIDESLV; encoded by the coding sequence GTGAAAGCATTGCAAGGCGTTGACGGTCAAGTGGAGTGGGTTGAAGAGCCGAGTCCTACCTGTGATGTAGGACAAGTTCGCATTCGAGTGGCGGCAGCGGGTCTCAATCGCGCGGATTTGTTACAGAAGGCGGGCCTTTATCCGCCCCCGCCGGGAGCCAGTCAGGTGCTCGGTCTAGAGTGTTCGGGGGTGATCAGCGAGGTCGGCGCGGGCTCGTCCTGGCAGGTGGGAGACCGGGTTTGCGCCTTGCTGGCCGGGGGCGGGATGGCCGAAGAAGTGGTTGTCGACGGACGGCATGTGCTGCCGGTGCCCGAAGGTTTGTCGCTGGCCGAGGCGGCAGCGTTGCCCGAAGTGTATGCGACTGTTTGGTTAAATTTATTTCATCTGGCCGGCCTCAAACCCGGTGAGAAAGTTCTGCTGCACGCCGGGGCAAGTGGAATCGGTTCAGCCGCCATTCAGTTGTGCAAGGCGTTCGGCAACCCGTGCTGGGTGAGCGTCGGGTCTGCCGAGCGTTTGGCCTACTGTGAAGCTCTGGGAGCCCAGGGCGGGGTGGTGCGCACCGGGGATGTGGAGAGCTTGAGCGATCTGGGGCCGTTCGATGTGATCCTGGATCCGGTGGGCGGTAATTACGCCGCGCTGAATCTCAAGTTGACGGCGCTGGATGGTCGCTGGGTGCTGATCGGTTTGATGGGCGGCCGTGAGGCGAAGCTGGATCTGGCGCAGGTGTTGGGCAAGCGTGTGCAACTGCTGGGCTCGACGTTGCGCAGCCGTGATGATCAGTTCAAGGCGGATGTGTTCAGTGATCTGAGCCAGCATGTGTGGCCGTTGTTTGCGGAAGGGCGGTTGAAGCCGCAATTGGCCAAGACGTTCAAGATCAAGGATGCCGAAGCGGCGTTTGCGGAGTTGGCGAGTAATACGGTGGCGGGGAAGTTGGTGTTGGTGATCGACGAGAGTCTGGTTTGA
- a CDS encoding carboxy terminal-processing peptidase: protein MKQLFPSTALALFIGIGLLPMSSNSFAANSWDNLQPDRDEVIASLNVVELLKRHHYSKPPLDDARSVIIYDSYLKLLDPSRSYFMASDIAEFDKWKTQFDDFLKSGDLNAGFTIYKRYLDRVKARLDFALAELNKGVDKIDFTTKETLLIDRKDAPWLKSTAELDDLWRKRVKDEVLRMKIAGKDSKQIQETLTKRYKNQLSRLDQTRPEDIFQAYINTFAMSYDPHTNYLSPDNAENFDINMSLSLEGIGAVLQSDNDQVKVVRLVPAGPADKTKMVAPADKIIGVAQANKEMVDVVGWRLDEVVKLIRGPKGTVVRLEVIPASNAPNDQTSKIVPITREAVKLEDQAVKKSVLNLKQDGKDYKLGVIEIPAFYLDFKAFRAGDPDYKSTTRDVKKLLTELQKDKVDGVVIDLRNNGGGSLQEATELTSLFIDKGPTVLVRNADGRVDVLEDENPGAFYKGPMALLVNRLSASASEIFAGAMQDYHRALIIGGQTFGKGTVQTIQPLNHGELKLTLAKFYRVSGQSTQHQGVLPDVDFPSIIDTKEIGESALPEAMPWDTIKASIKPATDPFKPYIAELKSEHDVRSAKDAEFVFIRDKLALAQKLMEEKTVSLNEADRRKQHADIEAKQLVMENIRRKAKGEEPLKELKKEDEDAIAAEPDKIKPEDDAYLSETGRVLLDYLKLSNQVAKH from the coding sequence ATGAAGCAACTGTTTCCCAGCACCGCCCTAGCCCTATTTATTGGTATCGGCCTTTTGCCGATGTCGAGCAATTCGTTTGCAGCCAATAGCTGGGACAACCTTCAGCCTGATCGTGACGAAGTTATCGCCAGCCTGAACGTCGTCGAGCTGCTCAAGCGCCACCACTACAGCAAGCCGCCGCTCGATGATGCGCGCTCCGTGATCATCTACGACAGCTACCTCAAGCTGCTGGATCCATCGCGCAGCTACTTCATGGCCAGCGACATTGCCGAATTCGACAAGTGGAAAACCCAGTTTGACGACTTCCTCAAAAGCGGCGACCTGAACGCCGGGTTCACCATCTACAAGCGCTACCTGGACCGCGTCAAAGCGCGTCTGGACTTCGCCCTTGCAGAGCTGAACAAAGGCGTCGACAAGATCGACTTCACCACCAAGGAAACCTTGCTGATCGATCGCAAGGATGCCCCGTGGCTCAAGTCCACCGCCGAACTCGACGACCTGTGGCGCAAACGCGTCAAGGACGAAGTCTTGCGGATGAAGATCGCCGGCAAGGATTCCAAGCAGATCCAGGAAACCCTGACCAAGCGCTACAAGAATCAGTTGTCGCGTCTGGACCAGACCCGTCCGGAAGATATCTTCCAGGCGTACATCAACACCTTCGCCATGTCCTACGACCCGCACACCAACTATCTGTCGCCGGATAACGCGGAAAACTTCGACATCAACATGAGCCTGTCCCTCGAGGGCATCGGCGCTGTGTTGCAGAGCGATAACGATCAAGTGAAAGTCGTGCGTCTGGTGCCTGCTGGCCCGGCCGACAAGACCAAAATGGTGGCCCCGGCCGACAAGATCATCGGCGTGGCCCAGGCCAACAAAGAGATGGTCGACGTGGTCGGCTGGCGTCTGGACGAAGTGGTCAAGCTGATCCGTGGGCCGAAAGGCACCGTGGTGCGCCTGGAAGTGATTCCGGCCAGCAATGCGCCAAACGACCAGACCAGCAAAATCGTGCCGATCACCCGTGAAGCGGTGAAGCTTGAAGATCAGGCTGTGAAAAAGTCGGTCCTCAACCTGAAACAGGACGGCAAGGACTACAAGCTCGGCGTCATCGAGATCCCGGCCTTCTACCTGGACTTCAAGGCATTCCGTGCTGGCGATCCGGACTACAAGAGCACCACTCGCGACGTCAAGAAACTGCTGACCGAGTTGCAGAAAGACAAAGTTGACGGCGTGGTCATCGACTTGCGTAACAACGGTGGCGGTTCCTTGCAGGAAGCCACCGAGCTGACCAGTCTGTTCATCGACAAAGGTCCGACCGTACTCGTGCGTAACGCCGATGGCCGGGTCGATGTGCTGGAAGATGAAAACCCGGGCGCGTTCTACAAAGGCCCGATGGCGTTGCTGGTCAACCGCTTGTCCGCCTCGGCTTCGGAGATCTTCGCCGGCGCCATGCAGGACTATCACCGCGCACTGATCATCGGCGGCCAGACCTTCGGTAAAGGCACCGTGCAGACCATTCAGCCGCTGAACCATGGCGAACTGAAACTGACCCTGGCCAAGTTCTACCGGGTTTCCGGCCAGAGCACCCAGCATCAGGGCGTACTGCCGGATGTGGATTTCCCGTCGATCATCGACACCAAGGAAATCGGCGAAAGTGCCCTGCCGGAAGCCATGCCGTGGGACACCATCAAGGCCTCGATCAAACCGGCGACCGACCCGTTCAAGCCGTACATCGCCGAGCTCAAATCCGAGCACGACGTACGTTCGGCCAAAGACGCGGAGTTCGTGTTCATCCGCGACAAGCTGGCGCTGGCCCAGAAGCTGATGGAAGAAAAAACCGTCAGCCTCAACGAAGCCGATCGTCGCAAGCAACATGCCGACATCGAAGCCAAGCAACTGGTCATGGAAAACATCCGTCGCAAAGCCAAGGGCGAAGAACCGCTCAAAGAGCTGAAGAAAGAAGACGAAGATGCTATCGCGGCCGAGCCGGACAAAATCAAACCGGAAGACGATGCCTACCTGAGCGAAACCGGGCGGGTGTTGCTGGATTACCTGAAACTGAGTAACCAGGTAGCCAAGCACTAA
- a CDS encoding bifunctional diguanylate cyclase/phosphodiesterase has translation MTTTEQLSALSSILAQSGLHSLFQPIISLSERRIVGYEALSRGPSNSPLHSPIALFAVARQAGRLSELEIACRQSACRRFNEQQLPGKLFLNVSPESLLETSHQPGRTLQLLQDFGIPPSQVVIELTEQTPTDDFQLLQNALHHYRAMGFSIALDDLGAGYSSLRLWSELRPDYVKIDRHFIDGIHQDALKREFVGSILQIAKASRALVIAEGIELPEELAILTEMGVDLVQGYLLCRPQEHPPRDARALMPKQESTVVALNDEGSDLSALLNDQPAVARDTPTATVLEAFRRQANLNSLAVLDEQGQPCGIVHRHSLSDALLKPFATDLFARKPISRLMNDDFLAVEMSQSLQQVSRLITSRARQRIEEDFIITLNGSYLGLGRVIDVLKLITELKIQQARYANPLTLLPGNVPIQQCLTRLLQQARESVICYVDIDSFKPFNDIYGYGRGDEVLLCLAQCLNDRVDPSRDFVGHIGGDDFLLVLGPEDWRKRLNQLLDDFHSQCRRFYRAEHLEAGCFIAPNRQGVRQEFPLLSLSIGVVHLHPEACGQLDASQLAEMASQAKHHAKNVPGYSVHVIDSLAVPATENTLIAGHR, from the coding sequence ATGACCACGACCGAACAGCTGAGTGCCTTGAGTTCAATACTGGCTCAAAGCGGTTTGCACAGTCTGTTCCAGCCGATCATCTCCCTCTCTGAACGACGAATCGTCGGCTACGAAGCCCTCAGCCGTGGCCCCTCCAACAGCCCACTGCACTCCCCCATCGCCCTGTTCGCCGTGGCCCGTCAGGCCGGGCGCCTCAGCGAACTAGAAATCGCCTGCCGCCAAAGCGCCTGCCGCCGATTTAATGAACAGCAACTGCCGGGCAAGTTGTTCCTTAACGTATCGCCGGAATCCCTGCTCGAAACCTCGCACCAACCGGGCCGCACCCTGCAACTGCTACAGGACTTCGGCATCCCGCCAAGTCAGGTGGTGATCGAACTCACCGAACAAACCCCGACCGATGATTTCCAACTCCTGCAAAACGCCCTGCATCACTACCGGGCGATGGGGTTTTCGATTGCACTGGACGACCTCGGCGCGGGCTATTCGAGTTTGCGGCTGTGGTCCGAACTACGGCCGGACTACGTCAAAATTGATCGGCACTTTATCGACGGCATCCACCAGGACGCGCTAAAACGCGAATTCGTCGGCTCGATCCTGCAAATAGCCAAAGCCTCACGCGCGCTAGTGATCGCCGAAGGCATCGAACTGCCGGAAGAACTCGCGATACTCACGGAAATGGGCGTCGACCTGGTGCAAGGCTATCTGCTCTGCCGCCCCCAGGAACATCCGCCACGGGATGCACGGGCGCTGATGCCCAAACAGGAAAGCACCGTGGTGGCGCTGAACGACGAAGGCAGCGACCTCAGCGCCCTGCTCAACGACCAACCCGCCGTGGCCCGCGACACCCCGACCGCGACCGTACTCGAAGCCTTCCGCCGCCAAGCCAACCTGAACTCCCTGGCGGTGCTCGACGAACAAGGCCAACCGTGCGGCATCGTCCACCGCCACTCGCTCTCCGACGCCCTGCTCAAGCCCTTCGCCACCGACCTCTTCGCCCGCAAACCCATCAGCCGCCTGATGAACGACGACTTCCTCGCCGTCGAAATGAGCCAGTCCCTGCAACAAGTCAGCCGCCTCATCACCAGCCGCGCCCGACAACGCATCGAAGAAGACTTCATCATCACCCTCAACGGCAGCTACCTCGGGCTCGGCCGCGTCATCGACGTCCTCAAACTGATCACCGAACTGAAAATCCAACAAGCCCGCTACGCCAACCCGCTCACCCTGCTCCCCGGCAACGTCCCCATCCAGCAATGCCTGACCCGCCTGCTACAACAAGCGCGGGAATCAGTGATCTGCTACGTCGACATCGACAGCTTCAAACCCTTTAACGATATCTATGGATATGGCCGTGGGGATGAAGTCCTACTGTGCTTGGCGCAGTGTCTGAATGACCGCGTAGATCCATCCCGCGACTTCGTAGGACATATCGGTGGGGATGACTTTTTGCTGGTGCTTGGGCCGGAGGATTGGCGCAAACGTTTGAACCAGTTGCTGGATGATTTTCATAGCCAGTGCCGACGGTTCTATCGCGCTGAACATCTTGAGGCGGGGTGCTTCATCGCGCCGAATCGCCAGGGCGTAAGGCAGGAATTTCCACTGCTTTCACTGTCCATCGGCGTGGTGCATCTGCACCCCGAGGCCTGTGGACAACTCGATGCAAGCCAGTTGGCAGAGATGGCGTCACAAGCCAAACATCACGCGAAGAACGTGCCGGGGTATAGCGTGCATGTGATTGATAGCCTTGCGGTGCCGGCGACAGAAAACACACTAATCGCCGGCCATCGCTGA